From a single Adhaeribacter swui genomic region:
- a CDS encoding mandelate racemase/muconate lactonizing enzyme family protein — MQRRHFLKSTLLGSAAVLAGFPLIKAEAASKMKITKIRYYSAPGYNKPLFNQARGIVEIETSGGIIGIGEGGSKDMIEQCAQMMIGEDPFRIEHIWQTLYRGMFYPPGREKLHALGALEMALWDIKGKALNVPVYELLGGATRDYVECYATGFRASKAKDEEQRARDCIEAGLRAYRIGPTGGNGDTRFDFYENAKKTIEFSKRIDAAVGGGGKWAIDLHTRFDTPEAIKICTALEELEPYFVEDPIRSENPEVFRTLRPMLKVPLTVGEQFGDRWDINTLMEQHLIDYSRVTLPNTGGITEFKKIASIAETHYVGMIPHFTGPLSTAALVHVLGSSSPIRAMIELAGGEPEKIPYFNDDYVHFKNGKLYLNPAPGLGVKFNPKKADFVMEITSNTKFPHPILHSPDGAVHNW; from the coding sequence ATGCAACGACGCCATTTTTTAAAATCTACGCTGTTGGGCTCAGCCGCTGTGCTGGCCGGTTTTCCGCTAATAAAAGCCGAAGCGGCTTCTAAAATGAAAATTACGAAAATCCGGTACTACAGTGCGCCCGGCTACAACAAGCCTTTGTTTAACCAGGCCCGGGGCATCGTAGAAATAGAAACCAGCGGCGGCATTATTGGTATTGGCGAAGGCGGCTCTAAAGACATGATTGAGCAATGCGCCCAAATGATGATCGGAGAAGATCCTTTCCGGATTGAACATATCTGGCAAACCTTATACCGGGGCATGTTTTACCCGCCGGGCCGCGAAAAACTGCACGCCTTAGGCGCCCTAGAAATGGCTTTGTGGGATATTAAAGGTAAAGCCCTGAACGTGCCGGTGTATGAGTTACTCGGTGGCGCTACCCGCGATTACGTAGAATGTTACGCTACCGGTTTCCGGGCTTCCAAAGCCAAAGACGAAGAACAACGCGCCCGCGATTGCATTGAAGCAGGTTTACGCGCTTACCGCATTGGCCCCACCGGGGGCAACGGAGATACCCGGTTCGATTTTTACGAAAACGCCAAGAAAACCATTGAATTTTCGAAACGGATAGATGCGGCAGTGGGTGGCGGCGGCAAGTGGGCCATTGACTTACACACGCGTTTTGATACCCCCGAAGCTATAAAAATATGTACAGCCCTGGAAGAACTGGAACCTTACTTCGTGGAAGATCCCATTCGCTCCGAGAACCCGGAAGTATTCCGTACCCTACGGCCCATGCTGAAAGTGCCTTTAACGGTAGGCGAACAATTCGGCGACCGTTGGGACATTAACACCCTGATGGAACAGCATTTAATTGATTACTCGCGGGTGACGCTGCCTAATACCGGCGGCATCACGGAATTTAAAAAAATAGCTTCAATCGCCGAAACGCACTACGTGGGCATGATTCCGCACTTTACGGGTCCTTTATCTACGGCGGCTTTAGTACACGTGCTCGGTTCCAGCAGTCCTATTCGGGCCATGATTGAACTGGCCGGCGGCGAACCCGAGAAAATTCCTTACTTCAACGACGATTACGTGCATTTTAAAAACGGCAAACTTTATCTCAATCCGGCACCGGGTCTGGGCGTAAAGTTTAACCCCAAAAAAGCTGATTTCGTGATGGAAATTACCTCCAATACCAAATTCCCGCACCCGATTTTACATAGCCCAGACGGAGCGGTGCACAACTGGTAG
- a CDS encoding LacI family DNA-binding transcriptional regulator encodes MNKKISLKDIAQKAGVSTALVSYVLSGKEKESRVGQEIALKIKQIAKELNYQPNHLAKSLRSGKTYTIGLIIADISNPFFANIARIVEDEAKKSGYTVIIGSSDENPDNSWDLLNVLLNRQVDGFIIVSSENSQSQIHYLKEQQVPFVLLDRYFPEIQSDFVSINNFKAAYDAGIHLIHHQYRRIGFIGYKSQLFHMQERIRGYQQALKEKNINLNKNWLKEVRIQHIEKEVRAAIDDMVLGDAPVEAIIFATYSLATNGLKYLNELHLNVPANVAIVSFGQAEVFDLYYCPITYLHQPIGDLGKTAVELLVKKLKNPEEGMRQVLMEAKLVSRESSRMKA; translated from the coding sequence ATGAATAAAAAAATATCTTTAAAAGACATTGCTCAAAAAGCCGGGGTTTCTACAGCCCTGGTTTCTTATGTATTGAGCGGGAAAGAAAAAGAAAGCCGGGTTGGCCAGGAAATCGCTTTAAAAATTAAGCAAATAGCTAAAGAGCTAAACTACCAGCCCAACCATCTGGCAAAAAGTTTAAGAAGCGGTAAAACGTATACCATTGGTTTAATAATAGCGGACATCTCGAATCCATTCTTCGCCAACATTGCCCGGATTGTAGAAGACGAAGCCAAAAAATCGGGTTACACGGTAATTATTGGCAGCTCCGACGAAAACCCGGATAACTCTTGGGATTTGTTAAATGTGCTGTTAAATCGCCAGGTAGACGGTTTTATAATCGTTTCGTCGGAGAATTCGCAGAGCCAGATTCATTATTTAAAAGAACAGCAAGTACCTTTTGTTTTACTGGACCGGTACTTTCCGGAAATTCAATCGGACTTTGTGTCAATTAATAATTTTAAAGCTGCCTACGATGCAGGCATTCATTTAATTCATCATCAATACCGCCGCATTGGGTTTATTGGTTATAAGTCGCAGCTCTTTCACATGCAGGAAAGAATCCGGGGTTACCAGCAAGCTTTAAAAGAAAAAAACATTAACCTCAATAAAAACTGGCTAAAAGAAGTACGCATTCAGCACATAGAGAAAGAGGTACGGGCAGCCATAGACGACATGGTTTTGGGTGATGCCCCCGTGGAAGCCATTATTTTTGCTACGTACAGCTTAGCCACCAATGGTTTAAAGTATTTAAACGAGTTGCATTTAAATGTACCGGCCAATGTAGCCATTGTTAGTTTCGGGCAAGCCGAGGTGTTTGATTTATATTATTGCCCCATTACTTACTTGCACCAACCCATTGGTGATTTAGGCAAAACAGCGGTGGAGCTTTTAGTAAAAAAATTAAAAAATCCGGAAGAAGGCATGCGCCAGGTACTTATGGAGGCAAAACTGGTCAGCCGGGAATCGTCCAGAATGAAAGCCTGA
- a CDS encoding 2-dehydro-3-deoxygalactonokinase produces the protein MRNNLLCCDWGTSSFRLRLVNQDNLQIVGEVFGPEGIATTFNAWAAANQTSPVPRKQYFQQQLRQQIMALAQQLGISLDTVPIVLSGMASSSLGLEELPYAELPFAVDGSQAGVHYFGSQPDFPHDLMLISGLRTQQDVMRGEETQLVGLIELMETASISEEAIFIFPGTHSKHIIVRQQQVVDFQTYMTGEVFNLMADGSILKDSIESPVTKEISESELNGFRQGVQESGKAGILHGLFTVRTNQLFQNLNKKQNYFYLSGLLIGTELRSLQQKDTPQIILSSGSNLYEFYKLAVEELGLTEHTITIPPDLIDRAAIAGQVTIFQNQLLHDIKTTE, from the coding sequence ATGAGAAATAATTTGTTATGTTGTGATTGGGGAACCTCGTCTTTTCGGTTAAGATTGGTAAACCAGGATAATCTGCAGATTGTAGGAGAAGTTTTTGGGCCGGAGGGGATTGCTACTACGTTTAACGCCTGGGCGGCCGCTAATCAAACCAGTCCGGTTCCCCGGAAGCAGTATTTTCAGCAGCAGTTGCGTCAGCAAATAATGGCGTTAGCCCAGCAACTAGGAATTTCCCTCGACACGGTTCCAATAGTTTTATCCGGAATGGCTTCGTCGTCGCTGGGTTTGGAAGAGTTGCCTTACGCCGAATTGCCTTTTGCCGTAGATGGCAGCCAGGCCGGCGTGCATTATTTCGGCAGTCAGCCAGATTTTCCGCATGATTTAATGTTGATTTCCGGGCTGCGCACCCAACAGGATGTAATGCGCGGCGAAGAAACCCAGCTAGTCGGTTTAATTGAGTTAATGGAAACGGCTAGCATTTCGGAGGAAGCTATTTTTATTTTTCCCGGCACCCACTCCAAACACATTATCGTGCGCCAGCAACAGGTAGTAGATTTTCAAACCTACATGACCGGTGAGGTTTTTAATTTAATGGCCGACGGCAGCATTTTAAAAGATTCCATCGAGAGTCCAGTTACGAAAGAAATAAGCGAATCAGAATTAAATGGTTTCCGGCAAGGCGTACAGGAATCGGGCAAAGCCGGCATTTTACACGGTTTATTTACCGTTAGAACCAACCAGCTATTTCAAAATTTAAATAAAAAGCAAAACTACTTTTACCTGAGCGGTCTGCTAATTGGTACCGAACTCCGCAGCTTGCAGCAAAAAGATACTCCCCAGATTATTTTAAGCAGCGGCAGCAACTTGTATGAGTTTTACAAATTGGCCGTGGAAGAACTGGGCTTAACGGAGCATACCATAACCATACCGCCCGACCTGATTGACAGGGCAGCCATAGCCGGGCAGGTTACTATTTTTCAAAATCAGCTTTTACACGATATTAAAACTACAGAATGA
- a CDS encoding bifunctional 4-hydroxy-2-oxoglutarate aldolase/2-dehydro-3-deoxy-phosphogluconate aldolase yields MSELKFSAERFNQMPLVGIIRNISPEAIQQILPLYLEAGFTTIEITMNTPGVDAMIAQALEQYSDRLNVGAGTVCNTQDLKKALAAGAQFIVTPIIDKKVIRACAEQNIPIFPGAYTPTEIYRAWSLGATMVKVYPATALGPEYIKDVKAPLNQIKLMPTGGVNLANLASFLKAGADGFGIGSQLFDKKMIQEEDWQALKAHFEAFAKQYRAARNQ; encoded by the coding sequence ATGAGCGAGCTAAAATTTTCGGCGGAGCGATTTAACCAGATGCCTTTAGTTGGTATTATCCGGAATATTTCACCGGAGGCCATCCAACAAATTTTGCCTTTGTACCTGGAAGCCGGTTTTACTACCATCGAAATTACCATGAATACGCCCGGGGTAGACGCAATGATTGCGCAGGCACTGGAACAGTATTCCGACCGGTTAAATGTAGGCGCTGGTACGGTTTGCAATACCCAGGATTTAAAAAAAGCCTTAGCCGCGGGTGCCCAGTTTATTGTTACGCCTATTATAGATAAAAAAGTAATCCGGGCGTGCGCCGAACAAAATATCCCGATTTTCCCGGGTGCCTACACGCCTACCGAAATATACCGGGCCTGGTCTTTGGGCGCTACCATGGTAAAAGTGTACCCGGCTACAGCTTTGGGGCCGGAATACATTAAAGACGTAAAAGCGCCTTTAAATCAAATAAAGTTAATGCCGACGGGTGGTGTAAACCTTGCTAACCTAGCCAGCTTCTTAAAAGCCGGAGCCGATGGATTTGGCATTGGCAGCCAACTGTTCGATAAAAAAATGATTCAGGAAGAAGACTGGCAGGCATTGAAAGCGCATTTCGAAGCTTTTGCCAAGCAATATAGAGCCGCACGAAACCAATAA
- a CDS encoding MFS transporter — MSSTKIGNYRWVIVALLFTATTINYLDRQIIGLLKPTLEKEFNWTETDFARIVMAFTAAYAVGLLLSGRVIDKIGTKLGYTVTVVVWSVAAMLHAIARGAFGFGLARVGLGLGEAGNFPAAMKAVAEWFPKSERAKATGIFNAGTSIGVVMALIIVPWILKYYGWQEVFWITGALGFVWLIFWLIYYEVPTRQKRLSAAELAYIESGQEEAPVNLTETNSIKWYRLFTFPQTWAFVTGKGLIDPIYWFFLFWLPSYFSSTFNLDLKKPSLQLMIIYAATTVGSIGGGYFSSWLIKRGMPTLKARKTALLIFAVLEVSIILAQFAPNVWVAVGLISLAVAVHQAWATNVFTTASDMFPKEAVSSVVGIGGMAGAVGGILFPILVGYLLDSYKAQGNLAGGYNLLFTICGFTYLTAWIIIHLLTRKAKKVEAYQLA; from the coding sequence ATGTCGAGCACTAAAATAGGTAATTACCGCTGGGTTATCGTTGCTTTATTATTTACTGCTACCACCATTAATTACCTAGACCGGCAAATAATCGGGTTATTAAAACCTACCCTCGAAAAAGAATTTAACTGGACCGAAACTGATTTTGCCCGCATTGTAATGGCTTTTACCGCTGCATATGCCGTGGGGTTATTATTGTCCGGCAGGGTAATCGATAAAATCGGGACGAAGCTGGGTTATACGGTAACGGTAGTAGTGTGGAGTGTGGCGGCCATGTTGCACGCCATTGCCCGCGGCGCTTTTGGTTTTGGCCTGGCCCGGGTAGGTTTGGGTTTAGGCGAAGCTGGTAACTTTCCGGCCGCCATGAAAGCCGTAGCTGAGTGGTTTCCGAAAAGCGAAAGAGCCAAAGCCACCGGTATTTTTAACGCGGGTACCAGTATTGGGGTAGTTATGGCACTGATCATTGTGCCCTGGATTTTGAAATATTACGGCTGGCAGGAAGTTTTCTGGATTACCGGTGCCTTGGGTTTTGTGTGGCTTATTTTCTGGTTGATTTATTACGAAGTACCCACCCGGCAAAAACGTTTATCTGCTGCCGAGCTGGCCTATATTGAAAGCGGGCAAGAAGAAGCCCCGGTAAACCTTACCGAAACCAATTCTATTAAATGGTACCGTTTGTTTACTTTTCCGCAAACCTGGGCTTTTGTTACCGGCAAAGGCCTGATAGACCCGATTTACTGGTTCTTCTTATTCTGGCTGCCCTCTTATTTTTCGTCGACGTTTAACCTGGATTTAAAAAAGCCGAGTTTGCAGCTCATGATTATTTACGCGGCAACCACCGTAGGCAGTATTGGCGGCGGTTATTTTTCGTCGTGGTTGATTAAACGGGGCATGCCGACGTTAAAAGCCCGCAAGACTGCTTTGCTTATTTTTGCTGTTTTGGAAGTATCTATTATTTTGGCGCAGTTTGCCCCCAACGTTTGGGTAGCCGTGGGCCTGATAAGTTTAGCCGTAGCCGTGCACCAAGCCTGGGCCACCAACGTTTTCACCACGGCTTCCGATATGTTCCCGAAAGAAGCGGTTAGCTCCGTGGTGGGTATTGGTGGTATGGCGGGTGCTGTAGGTGGTATTCTGTTCCCGATTCTGGTGGGTTATTTACTCGATAGTTACAAGGCCCAGGGCAATTTAGCCGGTGGCTATAACCTGCTGTTTACCATTTGCGGTTTCACGTACTTAACCGCCTGGATTATCATTCATTTGCTCACCCGCAAAGCGAAGAAAGTAGAGGCGTATCAATTAGCGTAA
- a CDS encoding glycoside hydrolase family 16 protein — protein MAHYKTKAIATCLGLLCSVAVLAQNPKSKTTKQAAKSEVIFFDDFSGATLDRSKWNVIVTGFHVNNEQQAYVDSAATVYISKKPAETAGAKNGVLVLEPRFSPGFVTKDGKKFDFLSGRIDTRGKANFTYGTASARMKLPAGAGFWPAFWAMGDGKWPDNGEIDIMENVGEPDWTGVALHGPGYSGETPLVNKGFFKSGSDITQWHVYSVDWTPDSLVFKVDDVVIYRATRPMVEHYGKWSYDNPKYLIVNLALGGAYPFKTNGVKTPYNGIPESTVQKIKNGQGKVLVDWVKITK, from the coding sequence ATGGCCCACTATAAAACCAAAGCAATTGCTACTTGTCTCGGGTTGCTGTGTTCCGTAGCAGTATTGGCACAAAACCCAAAATCAAAAACAACCAAACAAGCAGCGAAATCGGAAGTAATCTTCTTCGACGATTTTTCCGGCGCCACTCTCGACCGCTCCAAGTGGAATGTGATAGTAACGGGCTTCCACGTAAATAACGAGCAGCAGGCTTACGTAGACTCGGCGGCTACCGTGTATATCTCTAAAAAACCAGCCGAAACGGCGGGTGCTAAGAACGGCGTATTGGTGCTGGAGCCGCGTTTTAGTCCGGGGTTTGTTACCAAAGACGGGAAAAAGTTTGATTTTCTTTCCGGCCGCATCGATACCCGTGGCAAGGCAAATTTTACGTACGGTACCGCTTCGGCCCGCATGAAACTACCCGCCGGAGCCGGTTTCTGGCCCGCCTTTTGGGCCATGGGCGACGGTAAATGGCCAGATAACGGCGAGATTGACATTATGGAAAACGTAGGCGAACCCGATTGGACCGGCGTAGCCTTGCACGGCCCGGGTTATTCCGGCGAAACCCCGCTGGTGAACAAAGGTTTTTTTAAATCGGGCAGCGATATAACCCAGTGGCACGTGTACTCCGTCGATTGGACGCCAGATTCCCTAGTCTTTAAAGTAGATGATGTCGTGATCTACCGGGCGACTCGCCCTATGGTGGAACATTACGGTAAATGGTCCTACGATAACCCAAAGTATTTAATTGTAAACCTGGCTTTGGGTGGCGCTTATCCTTTTAAAACCAACGGGGTTAAAACGCCTTACAACGGCATTCCGGAATCAACGGTGCAGAAGATAAAAAACGGTCAGGGTAAAGTACTGGTAGATTGGGTAAAGATTACCAAGTAG
- a CDS encoding ligand-binding sensor domain-containing protein translates to MQRIFLILLSFFFVSTVLFAQLKNEGVPFIHNFTQKVYNASPQNGAIVQDNRGVMYFGNSYGILEYDGNRWRLVELPNKTIVRSLAKDNKGRIYVGGQNDFGYLQPNAQGQMSYVSYKPLIPEQYKEFEDVWDIYPTKEGVYFATGAGVYQLQNGRIQFYAVPGSSSGFSFYVQERLLMRASGKGIYEFKNGRATFIPNSEILATYNIADMVPYADNRILMVTTEHGIFEYDGYSNFKPWGTPAQDFFKNNRVNCAIPLANGYAVGSTLGGLLMLDKSGQPQKLLNRENGLQASHIQFIYQDNSGNLWLGLNNGIDYVEINSPFTLFSAKNGVPGSGYASYLQADKLYLGTNDGLYFKNCLANESPLQPAAFQLMTGTQGQVNNLQNINGKILLAHHNGPFEITNDKAVRISEHTGIWLFLPLKSRPGYVLCGTFRGLLLYKIEAGKIMFVRRISGFQESSRVMEEDAAGNIWIAHVYKGIYKVTLSTGLDKVENLKFYDAHQGFPSNLFINVFKINNQLVFTGEHGIYQYNPQKDFFEENEEFTKYFDKNKPIRKLIQDREGNIWFAAGNEMGVLQKRGDGTYNVERKLFNKLESRLVAGFEHIAYYNPATVLIATNEGFVLYNSTFPLNKKQENQFSTLIRQVEITGGTRDSLLTGGTYLAQGLNTVNQPANKIPQLPYQLHSLRFTYSATSYEETDKMQYQYFLEGYDKNWSAWTLATQKEYTNLVEGTYVFHVRGQDIYNKAGTEATYTFTIAPPWYRTGWAYAVYIIVGVSLLFLLKKIIEQREKKETERLRQEQEKALKLQEAQHAEQVLKAEKEIIKLNNDKLENELNHKNKELASSAMHVTQSLDSIQRLKDQLQETMIRINDGEALHHMRKLLRSVEEEINFENNWEQFEIHFNQIHQDFIKRLRCDYPQLTHRDIKLCTYLRLNLSSKEIASLLNLSLRGIETSRYRIRKKMNLEQDINLTEFILKY, encoded by the coding sequence GTGCAGAGAATATTTTTAATACTTCTTTCCTTTTTTTTCGTTTCAACCGTCTTATTCGCTCAGTTAAAAAACGAAGGCGTTCCGTTCATTCATAACTTTACCCAAAAGGTTTATAACGCTTCGCCGCAGAATGGCGCCATTGTGCAGGACAACCGGGGCGTGATGTACTTTGGCAACAGCTACGGCATCCTGGAGTACGATGGCAACCGCTGGCGCCTGGTAGAACTCCCGAACAAAACCATTGTGCGCTCTTTGGCCAAAGATAACAAAGGCCGCATTTACGTGGGTGGGCAAAACGATTTCGGGTACCTTCAACCCAACGCGCAGGGGCAAATGAGCTACGTGTCGTATAAGCCGCTTATTCCCGAGCAGTATAAAGAATTTGAAGACGTCTGGGATATTTACCCGACCAAAGAAGGCGTTTATTTTGCCACCGGCGCCGGCGTTTATCAATTGCAAAACGGGCGAATTCAGTTCTACGCGGTGCCGGGCAGTAGCAGCGGCTTTTCTTTTTACGTGCAGGAACGCTTATTAATGCGGGCCTCGGGCAAAGGAATTTACGAATTTAAAAACGGCCGGGCCACCTTTATTCCTAACAGCGAAATTCTGGCTACCTACAACATCGCCGACATGGTGCCTTACGCCGATAACCGCATTTTAATGGTTACCACCGAACACGGCATTTTTGAGTACGATGGCTACAGTAATTTTAAACCCTGGGGAACCCCGGCGCAGGATTTTTTTAAAAATAACCGGGTAAACTGCGCTATTCCCCTGGCCAATGGCTACGCAGTGGGTTCTACCCTGGGCGGACTCTTAATGCTGGATAAAAGCGGGCAGCCGCAAAAACTACTGAACCGGGAAAACGGTCTGCAAGCGAGCCACATTCAATTTATTTACCAGGACAACTCCGGCAACCTGTGGCTGGGCTTAAACAACGGCATTGATTACGTCGAAATAAATTCGCCCTTTACCTTGTTCAGCGCCAAAAACGGCGTGCCGGGCTCCGGGTATGCCTCCTATTTGCAAGCCGATAAACTGTATTTAGGCACCAACGACGGCCTGTATTTTAAAAATTGTTTAGCCAACGAAAGTCCCTTGCAGCCCGCGGCCTTTCAGCTCATGACCGGTACCCAGGGCCAGGTAAATAACCTGCAAAACATTAACGGCAAAATCCTGCTGGCGCACCACAATGGCCCTTTCGAAATTACTAACGATAAAGCCGTCCGGATTTCGGAGCATACGGGCATCTGGCTTTTCTTGCCTTTAAAATCGCGGCCGGGGTACGTGTTGTGCGGTACTTTCCGGGGCCTTTTGCTGTATAAAATAGAGGCCGGGAAAATAATGTTTGTGCGGCGTATTTCGGGTTTTCAGGAATCGTCGCGGGTAATGGAAGAAGATGCGGCCGGCAACATCTGGATTGCGCACGTGTACAAAGGCATTTACAAAGTAACTTTATCGACTGGGTTAGATAAAGTAGAAAATTTAAAATTTTACGATGCGCACCAGGGTTTTCCGTCTAATTTGTTTATCAACGTTTTTAAAATAAACAACCAGCTGGTTTTTACCGGCGAACATGGCATTTACCAGTACAATCCGCAAAAAGACTTTTTCGAAGAAAACGAAGAGTTTACGAAGTACTTCGATAAAAACAAACCCATCCGCAAGCTTATCCAGGACCGCGAAGGCAACATCTGGTTTGCGGCCGGCAACGAGATGGGCGTACTACAAAAACGCGGCGACGGCACCTACAACGTAGAGCGCAAGTTATTTAATAAGCTGGAAAGCCGTTTGGTAGCCGGGTTTGAGCATATTGCTTACTACAATCCGGCCACGGTGCTTATTGCCACCAACGAAGGTTTTGTGCTGTATAATTCTACCTTCCCGTTAAATAAAAAACAGGAAAACCAATTCTCAACCTTAATCCGGCAGGTAGAAATTACCGGCGGCACCCGCGACTCCTTGCTCACGGGCGGCACTTACCTCGCGCAAGGCCTAAATACGGTAAATCAGCCCGCCAATAAAATTCCGCAGTTGCCTTACCAGCTGCATTCGCTGCGCTTTACCTACAGCGCCACGTCTTACGAAGAAACCGATAAAATGCAGTACCAGTATTTTCTGGAAGGCTACGATAAAAACTGGTCGGCCTGGACGCTGGCTACCCAAAAAGAATATACCAATTTGGTAGAAGGCACTTACGTTTTTCACGTGCGGGGTCAGGATATTTACAACAAAGCCGGCACCGAAGCCACCTACACGTTTACCATTGCACCGCCCTGGTACCGCACCGGCTGGGCCTACGCAGTTTATATTATTGTGGGCGTTTCGCTGCTCTTTTTACTTAAAAAAATAATTGAACAACGCGAAAAGAAAGAAACCGAGCGGCTGCGGCAAGAACAGGAAAAAGCTTTAAAACTACAGGAAGCCCAACACGCCGAGCAGGTATTAAAAGCCGAAAAAGAAATTATAAAGCTGAACAACGACAAACTGGAGAATGAGCTGAACCACAAAAACAAAGAATTAGCCTCCTCGGCGATGCACGTTACGCAAAGCCTGGACAGCATTCAGCGGTTAAAAGACCAGCTCCAGGAAACCATGATCCGGATTAACGACGGCGAAGCCCTGCACCACATGCGCAAGCTGCTGCGTTCGGTAGAAGAAGAAATTAATTTTGAAAATAACTGGGAGCAGTTCGAAATTCACTTCAACCAGATACACCAGGATTTTATTAAACGGCTCCGCTGCGATTACCCGCAACTCACCCACCGCGATATTAAACTCTGCACCTATCTCCGGCTAAACCTGTCGAGTAAAGAAATTGCTTCCTTACTCAACTTATCGTTGCGCGGCATCGAAACCAGCCGCTACCGCATCCGCAAAAAAATGAACCTGGAACAGGATATTAACTTAACGGAGTTTATTCTGAAGTATTAG
- a CDS encoding sialidase family protein, translating into MHLYKPKALLFLLSLFLFTQCKDETDPDPVNPPTSSFHPEEQPPIDNTTPTLTIQWDATATKLSHDVYSAEYGRIHRVKGDTLLFTYHFGPQGEEWDNIAIKRSVDGGATWSEAETLMADTNPNYYGFSNPDILVAQNGDVLLTYTGRGRPDDNAHANIQVRISKDRGWTFGPPILIQTGRAWEPAIIQLPNGEMQLFYSSEANWWPSPNPQQEIRMVTSTDNGLSWASSRTVAYTSGMRDGMAVPLVLKDNKGIVFPIESVNNSKSPWVVWSSTTAKFNYAEAGNLQNKRRWLATTENIWGGAPYLIQLPTGETILSCQDAGGRSVGSDWKKNTMLVMAGNSMAQKFINISYPWPNLPVNEGAYYSSLFLKNENTLVLVTTRNFANGHSEIYLKEGHIQR; encoded by the coding sequence ATGCATCTATATAAACCTAAAGCGTTATTATTCCTTCTAAGCTTATTCCTCTTTACCCAATGTAAAGACGAAACCGATCCTGATCCGGTAAACCCGCCCACCAGCAGTTTCCATCCGGAGGAACAGCCGCCTATCGACAATACCACCCCTACCCTCACCATCCAATGGGATGCTACGGCCACCAAATTGTCGCACGATGTATATTCAGCGGAGTACGGGCGCATTCACCGGGTGAAAGGCGATACCTTGCTATTTACTTACCATTTCGGGCCGCAGGGCGAAGAATGGGATAATATCGCTATTAAACGTAGTGTGGATGGCGGCGCTACCTGGTCGGAAGCAGAAACGCTGATGGCCGACACCAACCCGAACTATTACGGTTTTTCGAACCCCGATATACTGGTGGCCCAAAACGGCGACGTGCTGCTCACCTACACCGGCCGGGGCCGGCCCGACGATAACGCGCACGCCAACATTCAGGTGCGCATCAGCAAAGACCGGGGTTGGACGTTCGGGCCGCCTATTTTAATCCAAACCGGACGGGCCTGGGAACCGGCCATTATTCAGTTGCCCAACGGCGAAATGCAATTGTTTTACTCCAGCGAAGCTAACTGGTGGCCTAGCCCCAATCCGCAGCAGGAAATCCGGATGGTTACCTCCACGGATAACGGTTTAAGCTGGGCATCTTCCCGAACCGTAGCCTACACCTCCGGCATGCGCGACGGCATGGCGGTGCCTTTGGTTTTAAAAGACAACAAAGGCATTGTCTTCCCGATTGAGTCGGTAAATAACTCGAAGTCGCCGTGGGTGGTGTGGTCGTCTACGACCGCAAAGTTTAATTATGCCGAGGCGGGCAATCTGCAAAACAAACGGCGCTGGCTGGCTACCACCGAAAACATCTGGGGCGGTGCGCCTTACCTCATCCAACTGCCAACCGGCGAAACCATCTTGTCATGCCAGGATGCCGGCGGGCGATCAGTCGGTTCTGACTGGAAAAAGAATACCATGCTGGTAATGGCGGGCAACAGCATGGCGCAAAAGTTTATCAATATTTCATACCCTTGGCCCAATTTACCAGTAAACGAAGGCGCTTATTACAGCTCCTTATTTTTAAAAAATGAGAACACGTTGGTGCTGGTTACTACCCGTAATTTCGCCAACGGCCACAGCGAGATTTACCTGAAAGAAGGACACATTCAGCGGTAA